In Hirschia baltica ATCC 49814, the genomic stretch TCATCTACCATATCTGAATCAAATTTAGTTCCGCGCCGAATATTGTAGAGTGCGGCAGCATACTCATCACTAAATTCTGGATGACCTTGAAATGTGAGGGCGGGAGCATCTGGATAGTAAACGGCCGCTAATTCACAAAAATCAGATAAAGCGATGAGCTGGGCGTTTGCGGGAAGCGCGACAACTTGATCTTGATGGCTGACAGATAAACTAAAACCTTCCGCATCCGTATTCATCCATTCTGGCTTATGTACAAAATTATAGTGGTGGCGGCCAATTCCCCAGCCTTTGGGAGATTTGATAACCTCTCCGCCAAGTGCTTGCGCGATGGCCTGATGCCCAAAACAGACCCCAATAAGAGGTTTGTTTGCTTTTGCCGCTTCCTGAATGAATGTGAATAGAGGCTGCATCCAAGGCCAGTCTTCGTATACGCCAGCAGGAGAACCTGTAATCAGGAAGCCATTATATGCTTTTATGTCTGGAATATCGTTTGGCATAAATTCATGGTGACAAAAGCTGAATGTTTCAAATTCTACGTCTTGAGTAGCTAAACCAATAAGCTGTTTGAACATTTCAGGATAGGAAATGAAATCCGCACGAATATCTTCAGGAGGTAGTCCAGTTTCAATAATTGCGATTTTCATGACGATTCCCAAGATAATAATTTACGATCAGAGATTTCGTAGATAAGGGCGCGGCTAGCCTTTGAAAAGATGGAGTTTTTAAGAATGATCCGCAAGTAGAGAAATGTTAGCGCTATAACATGAAATATAGTGAAGACTATTTGGTTCTGTGACTTTGGAACACGTTGACACCTCTTTAAGAGCGTCTAATTACAGTAGACAAAAATGATGAAACAGCATTCGCAAATTCTTACGCGGAAAAGGGGCATTCATGGCCAATCAGGTCGAGGCAGACAAGCGTCCATTGTCGCCGCATCTTCAAGTCTGGAAATTCCACCCGACAATGTTAACGTCGATTCTACAACGTATTACTGGCGTTGGAAATGCAATCGGTGTTGTGTTAATCGTCGGTTGGTTGTTCGCAATAGCATCGGGCAGCGATGTTTTTAAATGCTTTGATGTGTTCTTCACATCTATCTTCGGCAAGATCATCTTGTTTGGTTTTACTGTTTCAGTCATGTACCACCTAGGGCAAGGCATTCGTTTCTTGTTTTGGGATGCAGGTAAAGGTTTTACACCTGCCGTAGCTAACTTCTGGTCATATTTCACAATAGCTTTTGGTCTACTCGGCGCGGTCGCTGTCTGGATCTTTGCGGGGCTTGTGCCCGGCATAGCGATTTAAGGGAGCGCTTTATTATGTCTAACTCTATGCGCACACCACTTGGTAAAGTTCGCGGTCTTGGGTCTGCACGTGATGGTGCAGGTCACTTTATTGGGCAACGCGTTTCAGCCGTCGCTCTCGTATTCTTAGTACCTTGGTTCCTGATTTCTCTTTTGGGCGCAACGCGCGGTGATAATACACTCGAGCGTTTTGCGAACGCGGAAGCTTGGCTTTCTCAGCCGTTGAATGCCATTTTGGTGCTTCTAGCCGTTTGCGGCACAATTTATCACATGCGT encodes the following:
- a CDS encoding glutamine amidotransferase-related protein, which codes for MKIAIIETGLPPEDIRADFISYPEMFKQLIGLATQDVEFETFSFCHHEFMPNDIPDIKAYNGFLITGSPAGVYEDWPWMQPLFTFIQEAAKANKPLIGVCFGHQAIAQALGGEVIKSPKGWGIGRHHYNFVHKPEWMNTDAEGFSLSVSHQDQVVALPANAQLIALSDFCELAAVYYPDAPALTFQGHPEFSDEYAAALYNIRRGTKFDSDMVDEALISLKDTKEDNANVAQWMWAFLQAKAN
- the sdhC gene encoding succinate dehydrogenase, cytochrome b556 subunit, giving the protein MANQVEADKRPLSPHLQVWKFHPTMLTSILQRITGVGNAIGVVLIVGWLFAIASGSDVFKCFDVFFTSIFGKIILFGFTVSVMYHLGQGIRFLFWDAGKGFTPAVANFWSYFTIAFGLLGAVAVWIFAGLVPGIAI
- the sdhD gene encoding succinate dehydrogenase, hydrophobic membrane anchor protein, with product MSNSMRTPLGKVRGLGSARDGAGHFIGQRVSAVALVFLVPWFLISLLGATRGDNTLERFANAEAWLSQPLNAILVLLAVCGTIYHMRLGLQVVIEDYISGHMPRIVLLMLNTFLSFALIAATVFSVFKVAVA